A section of the Paenibacillus odorifer genome encodes:
- the sigG gene encoding RNA polymerase sporulation sigma factor SigG: MTRNKVEICGVDTAKLPVLTNVEMRQLFTSLQQQGERSAREKLVNGNLRLVLSVIQRFNNRGEFVDDLFQVGCIGLMKAIDNFDLSQNVKFSTYAVPMIIGEIRRYLRDNNPIRVSRSLRDIAYKALQVRDSLTNQNSREPTIFEISEALGVPKEDVVFALDAIQDPVSLFEPIYHDGGDPIYVMDQISDDKNKDVSWIEEIALREAMRKLGQREKRILSMRFFEGKTQMEVADEIGISQAQVSRLEKSAIQQMQKHVKS; the protein is encoded by the coding sequence ATGACCCGTAATAAAGTCGAGATTTGCGGTGTGGATACTGCTAAGCTGCCTGTTCTAACGAATGTGGAAATGCGGCAACTGTTCACTTCGCTGCAGCAGCAGGGCGAGCGATCCGCCAGAGAGAAATTGGTAAACGGTAATCTTAGACTTGTTCTAAGCGTTATCCAGAGGTTCAATAATAGGGGAGAATTTGTTGACGATTTGTTCCAGGTGGGTTGCATCGGTCTGATGAAAGCCATTGATAATTTCGATTTATCACAAAACGTTAAATTCTCCACATATGCAGTTCCGATGATTATCGGTGAGATTCGGCGTTACCTGCGTGATAACAACCCGATTCGGGTATCACGTTCTCTCAGAGATATCGCCTACAAGGCGCTCCAGGTACGTGATAGTCTGACCAATCAGAACTCGCGGGAACCGACGATATTCGAAATATCAGAAGCGCTGGGTGTGCCGAAGGAAGATGTTGTATTTGCTCTTGATGCCATTCAGGATCCAGTGTCCTTATTCGAGCCGATCTATCATGACGGCGGCGATCCTATTTATGTAATGGACCAGATTAGCGACGATAAGAATAAGGATGTGTCGTGGATCGAAGAAATTGCATTACGTGAAGCGATGCGTAAGTTAGGACAAAGGGAGAAACGAATTTTATCCATGCGGTTTTTCGAAGGGAAAACACAGATGGAGGTCGCAGACGAGATTGGCATTTCACAGGCACAGGTCTCACGTTTGGAGAAATCTGCGATTCAGCAAATGCAAAAACACGTGAAATCTTAG
- the pgeF gene encoding peptidoglycan editing factor PgeF, producing the protein MEPFVQGKEMLMLLHLEPWRVEHNEITAGFTGRQGGASKAPYDSLNCAFHVGDAPEAVLSNRRALAEALDFKPEAWTCGEQTHGAEIAVVKEVDRGRGQQDRASAFQATDGLLTDVPGVLLTSFYADCVPLYFYDPVRRVVGLAHAGWKGTVAQIAAAMVNKLQTVYGSNPHDIVAAIGPSIGDCCYEVDDYVMEHVRQLEGSLNEGIETFDAVELYRASETDQSKYLLNLKEMNRRIMIKAGILPTHIECTTWCTSCNRDLFFSYRKENGITGRMTSWIGIKES; encoded by the coding sequence ATGGAACCGTTTGTGCAGGGGAAAGAAATGCTTATGCTGCTCCATCTGGAGCCGTGGCGAGTGGAGCATAACGAAATTACAGCGGGGTTTACTGGTAGACAGGGAGGGGCTAGCAAGGCGCCCTATGACAGCCTGAATTGTGCGTTTCACGTTGGGGATGCTCCTGAAGCTGTCCTGAGCAATCGGAGAGCGCTTGCCGAAGCTCTTGATTTCAAACCGGAAGCATGGACCTGTGGAGAACAAACCCATGGGGCAGAGATAGCTGTGGTAAAGGAAGTAGACCGTGGGCGGGGACAACAGGACAGAGCATCGGCATTTCAAGCCACGGACGGTCTGCTGACGGATGTGCCCGGGGTTTTGTTGACTTCTTTTTATGCGGATTGTGTGCCCCTTTATTTTTATGATCCCGTGCGTAGAGTCGTCGGTCTTGCGCATGCAGGCTGGAAAGGGACGGTGGCTCAGATTGCCGCAGCCATGGTGAATAAGCTGCAAACGGTATACGGCAGCAATCCACATGATATTGTGGCAGCGATCGGTCCATCCATTGGCGACTGCTGTTATGAGGTGGATGATTATGTGATGGAGCATGTTCGCCAGTTGGAGGGCAGCTTGAATGAGGGTATAGAAACTTTCGATGCTGTGGAGCTTTACAGAGCCTCAGAGACTGATCAGAGTAAATACTTGCTAAACTTGAAAGAAATGAATCGACGCATTATGATAAAAGCAGGAATATTGCCGACTCATATCGAATGTACAACATGGTGTACAAGCTGTAATCGTGATTTGTTTTTTTCATATCGCAAAGAAAACGGTATTACAGGCAGAATGACGAGCTGGATCGGAATAAAGGAGAGTTGA
- the spoIIGA gene encoding sigma-E processing peptidase SpoIIGA — protein sequence MVVYIDLIFAANLVIDGILLWLTGWMVKLRISWWRLVLSALVGALYVVMMFVPELSFMYTFLIKFGLSVVMLWIAFGFGSLQSYLRTMGAFYIINFAAAGGIVGIHYLLQSSGDIWNGIMFTASGGHAYRLKIGFWFVIAVFPLVLICFKAVHSSRIRREQLETYIGEVVVEIDGVTVSCPGLLDTGNRLCDPLTRIPVMVMESSLWEGHLPETWKGRLTQDGADKLLLETDGQSFAWQDRMRLVPYRGVNRGASFMLALKPDQVTIKLGEDIFYCKRVLIGLDGGTLSGDGAYRAVIHPDLTQKESAIDAALPS from the coding sequence CTGGTTGTTTATATTGACTTGATATTCGCCGCCAATCTAGTGATCGACGGAATTCTATTGTGGCTGACAGGCTGGATGGTCAAGCTGAGGATATCATGGTGGCGGCTAGTCCTCTCAGCTCTGGTTGGTGCGCTCTATGTGGTGATGATGTTTGTGCCGGAGTTGTCTTTCATGTATACCTTCCTCATTAAGTTTGGATTGTCGGTGGTTATGCTATGGATTGCCTTTGGTTTTGGGAGTCTGCAAAGCTACCTTCGCACTATGGGAGCTTTTTATATTATCAACTTCGCAGCTGCTGGTGGGATTGTAGGTATTCACTATTTGCTGCAGAGCTCCGGTGATATTTGGAATGGTATTATGTTCACTGCTTCAGGAGGGCATGCTTACCGCTTAAAGATTGGTTTTTGGTTTGTAATTGCAGTATTTCCCCTGGTGTTAATCTGCTTCAAGGCAGTGCACTCCTCACGAATCAGAAGGGAGCAGCTTGAAACCTATATCGGTGAGGTGGTAGTAGAAATTGATGGAGTGACTGTTTCCTGTCCCGGCCTGCTAGACACAGGTAACCGGCTTTGTGATCCTTTGACCCGCATACCGGTGATGGTTATGGAATCTTCGCTCTGGGAGGGACATCTGCCTGAAACATGGAAAGGTAGACTCACTCAGGACGGAGCGGACAAACTTTTACTAGAAACGGACGGGCAGTCGTTTGCTTGGCAGGACAGGATGCGTCTGGTGCCTTACAGGGGAGTTAACCGGGGGGCATCATTTATGCTTGCACTGAAGCCTGATCAGGTGACGATAAAGCTTGGTGAAGATATCTTTTATTGTAAAAGAGTCTTGATCGGGCTGGATGGTGGGACATTGTCGGGGGATGGAGCCTATCGGGCTGTAATACATCCTGATTTGACTCAAAAAGAGAGCGCTATTGATGCAGCACTGCCTTCCTAA
- the sigE gene encoding RNA polymerase sporulation sigma factor SigE has protein sequence MMVKWKIALQLQYYRMLFLLGLKSQEIYYIGGSEALPPPLTREEEEYLLQRLSSGDAAVRAMLIERNLRLVVYIARKFENTGINIEDLVSIGAIGLIKAVNTFDPEKKIKLATYASRCIENEILMYLRRNSKTRSEVSFDEPLNIDWDGNELLLSDVLGTENDTIYRNIEEQVDRKLLQKALEKLSDRERLIMELRFGLRGGEEKTQKDVADLLGISQSYISRLEKRIIKRLRKEFNKMV, from the coding sequence ATAATGGTCAAATGGAAAATTGCTCTGCAGCTGCAATATTACCGCATGCTGTTTCTACTAGGGCTGAAGAGTCAGGAAATCTATTATATTGGCGGGAGTGAGGCACTTCCTCCACCGCTGACACGGGAAGAAGAAGAATATCTGCTTCAGCGGCTGTCTAGCGGCGATGCAGCTGTTCGTGCGATGTTGATTGAGCGCAATCTTCGCTTGGTAGTATATATCGCTCGTAAATTTGAGAATACCGGCATCAATATCGAGGATCTGGTTTCGATTGGCGCTATTGGCTTAATTAAGGCTGTGAACACTTTTGATCCTGAGAAAAAAATAAAACTGGCTACTTATGCATCCCGCTGCATAGAGAATGAAATCTTGATGTATCTGCGGCGGAACAGCAAGACACGGAGTGAGGTTTCTTTTGATGAGCCGCTTAATATTGATTGGGATGGCAATGAATTATTGCTTTCTGACGTATTAGGAACGGAAAATGATACCATTTATCGGAACATAGAAGAACAGGTTGATCGCAAGCTGCTGCAAAAGGCACTGGAAAAGCTGAGTGACCGGGAAAGACTCATTATGGAGCTGAGATTTGGCCTGCGCGGAGGCGAAGAAAAGACACAAAAAGATGTGGCCGATCTGCTTGGCATCTCCCAATCTTATATTTCGCGGCTGGAGAAAAGAATTATCAAGCGGCTGCGCAAGGAGTTTAACAAGATGGTGTAA
- a CDS encoding YlmC/YmxH family sporulation protein, which yields MNEDYQGSAKKMKISDFQTKDVINIVDGKRLGQISDLELDLRRGVIDAIVIPGYTRFMGLFGGGTDLIIPWRNIVKIGSDVVLVKIEESRMSPGQEERETMYLERGDRSERRTY from the coding sequence ATGAACGAGGATTATCAAGGGTCTGCCAAAAAAATGAAAATCTCTGATTTTCAGACGAAGGATGTTATCAACATTGTAGATGGCAAGCGGCTGGGGCAGATTAGTGATCTGGAGCTTGATTTGCGCCGTGGTGTCATAGATGCCATCGTTATACCCGGATACACTCGGTTTATGGGATTGTTCGGAGGCGGGACAGATCTGATTATTCCATGGCGGAATATAGTCAAGATCGGGTCCGATGTAGTGCTCGTGAAGATTGAAGAGTCACGGATGTCTCCGGGACAGGAAGAGCGGGAAACGATGTATCTGGAGCGGGGAGATCGCAGCGAACGGCGCACTTATTAA
- a CDS encoding cell division protein SepF, which translates to MSVMNRFMSFLGLQEEEEVVEREQIHEEDEYEPAPVETRKNQRGNVVSIHSQKNVKVVLYEPRSYDEAQEIADHLRSHRTVVINLQRVRNDQAMRIIDFLSGTVYALGGGISKIGGNIFMCTPDTVEIQGSITEILGDDQDYNRMR; encoded by the coding sequence ATGAGCGTTATGAACCGATTTATGAGTTTTTTGGGCTTGCAGGAGGAAGAGGAAGTTGTGGAGCGGGAGCAAATCCACGAAGAGGATGAGTATGAGCCGGCCCCTGTAGAAACCCGCAAAAATCAAAGGGGCAACGTTGTCAGTATCCATTCGCAAAAAAATGTCAAGGTTGTATTATATGAACCACGTTCATATGATGAGGCACAGGAGATTGCTGATCATCTCCGTTCGCATCGGACGGTAGTAATTAACCTGCAGCGTGTTCGCAATGATCAAGCAATGAGAATTATTGATTTTCTCAGTGGAACTGTTTATGCCCTTGGGGGAGGAATCTCTAAAATTGGGGGCAATATATTTATGTGCACTCCAGATACTGTTGAAATTCAAGGCTCCATTACAGAAATCCTAGGTGACGATCAAGACTATAACAGAATGAGGTGA
- a CDS encoding YggS family pyridoxal phosphate-dependent enzyme: MSLTLQERIAEVEERVARACAASGRDRNDVKVIAVTKYVSLEMVSSVLEAGLEHIAESRWQDAEHKWKVLGDKGTWHFIGHLQTNKVKDVIGKFQYIHSLDRMSLAQELHKKALAADQEVNVFLQVNISGEDTKFGLSPEAVPGFLREIASLDRVKVIGLMTMAPLEGDPELTRPVFRGLRELRDELNQLALTPEPITELSMGMSNDFEVAIQEGATWVRLGTVLVGH; this comes from the coding sequence TTGTCTTTAACACTGCAGGAGAGAATTGCTGAGGTAGAGGAACGTGTAGCACGTGCCTGCGCAGCAAGCGGCCGGGATCGTAATGACGTCAAGGTAATTGCAGTGACGAAATATGTTTCTCTGGAAATGGTATCCTCCGTATTGGAGGCAGGACTAGAGCATATTGCCGAGAGTCGCTGGCAGGATGCTGAGCACAAATGGAAGGTTTTAGGGGACAAAGGGACATGGCATTTTATCGGGCATTTGCAAACCAATAAGGTTAAAGACGTTATTGGAAAATTTCAATATATACACTCTTTGGACCGGATGTCTCTGGCGCAAGAATTACACAAAAAGGCGCTTGCCGCCGATCAGGAAGTGAATGTGTTTCTTCAAGTGAATATCTCTGGCGAAGATACGAAGTTCGGTCTGTCACCTGAGGCAGTACCTGGATTTTTACGTGAAATCGCTAGTTTGGACCGCGTTAAGGTAATTGGACTTATGACGATGGCACCTTTAGAAGGTGATCCAGAGCTTACCCGTCCTGTATTTCGCGGACTTCGTGAGCTGCGCGATGAGCTTAATCAACTTGCTTTGACACCTGAGCCGATTACGGAGTTGTCCATGGGAATGTCGAATGATTTTGAAGTGGCGATACAGGAAGGAGCTACCTGGGTACGCCTGGGTACGGTGTTAGTAGGCCATTAG